One window of the Anopheles aquasalis chromosome X, idAnoAquaMG_Q_19, whole genome shotgun sequence genome contains the following:
- the LOC126569649 gene encoding nose resistant to fluoxetine protein 6-like produces MMMVRATIGRLVGLVMVTVVVVRAQQSAPFGVPSTLASIVGGLLPRNDTLCDLQLTALRAGLQAKELWSLEFGDAWGKWPAGVLAGNFYELGHYDQCVGLRHTASGPVGTIEGRYCLLTVPLDRILPKPQLQQHQQRIMPGTSAGVWAVHLGACLPATCTADYILQRLSTSAVTLPVSGLVCNSTVPPLGTSQFITIGLFAGIGLLVLASTVYDVLIRWVGVAPAHTSLTICSLYTNARKLLATSGPRPGHDPSSKSSTIDCIHGIRVLSMVWVVFSHNYVRIGMVPLLNSPVILTWLRSYHSMLVVASTVSVDTFFLLSGLLTCWSILNALDRHGGRLNLPVMYAHRYLRLTPALAALVLYTATLMRYSGSGPFWDGAMTLMADNCRDYWWSTLLYVQNYVNPGELCLGHSWYLSVDMQLYLAAPFLVYPLWRWGRRVLLLLAALLLTSMVTVFVLFIAYDLRLSFLAVDGERVRHRYTYYPTHTRMGAWLVGLGYGYALQRTRKYRVRLAAWLVGAGWFAAATTMLVILLSAYPLHQPGYEQLPVVADATYEALNRVAWATAIGWIIFACVNGYGGAIDRFLGAPLWQPLGRLSYAIYLLHLPVQLMMAGSIRQPYYFTDLLATYQFWGDLGFTCTLALLWVLLFESPIIGLERILFRSRAGRDGNDDRADHSRSVADVTAVPAGKEQLANIKLHRSLTLQTARL; encoded by the exons atgatgatggtgcgcgcCACCattggccggttggtcggattggtgatggtgacggtggtggtcgtccgGGCTCAGCAATCCGCGCCATTCGGCGTTCCGTCAACGCTGGCCAGCATCGTCGGTGGTTTACTGCCACGGAATGATACGCTCTGTGACCTGCAGCTCACTGCGCTGCGTGCGGGCCTGCAGGCCAAGGAGCTGTGGTCCCTGGAGT TCGGTGACGCCTGGGGTAAGTGGCCAGCCGGTGTGCTGGCGGGCAATTTCTACGAGCTCGGCCACTATGATCAGTGTGTGGGATTGCGCCATACCGCTAGCGGCCCGGTTGGTACGATCGAGGGTCGCTACTGCCTCTTGACCGTACCGCTCGATCGCATCCTGCCAAAAccgcagctacagcagcaccaacagcgtATCATGCCGGGTACGTCGGCCGGTGTATGGGCGGTACATCTcggtgcctgcctgcctgccacctGTACCGCCGACTATATCCTCCAGCGGCTCAGCACTAGCGCGGTGACGTTGCCGGTGAGCGGGCTGGTATGCAACTCCACCGTACCACCGCTCGGTACCTCGCAGTTCATCACGAT CGGGCTGTTCGCCGGGATAGGGCTGCTGGTCCTCGCCAGTACCGTTTATGATGTGTTGATACGCTGGGTGGGGGTCGCGCCTGCTCACACCAGCCTCACCATCTGCTCACTGTACACTAACGCCCGCAAGCTGCTGGCAACGAGCGGGCCCCGGCCCGGCCACGATCCATCCAGCAAGTCCAGCACAATCGACTGCATCCACGGGATCCGGGTGCTGTCGATGGTTTGGGTAGTGTTCAGCCACAATTACGTCCGGATCGGCATGGTACCGCTCCTCAACTCACCCGTCATTCTTACG TGGCTCCGTTCGTACCACAgtatgctggtggtggcgtcgacCGTCTCGGTCGACACGTTCTTCCTGCTGAGCGGCCTGCTGACCTGCTGGAGCATCCTGAATGCGCTCGATCGGCACGGTGGCCGGTTGAACCTGCCGGTGATGTACGCCCATCGGTACCTCCGGCTGACACCCGCACTAGCCGCGCTCGTCCTCTACACGGCCACCCTGATGCGGTACAGCGGATCCGGGCCGTTTTGGGATGGCGCGATGACGCTGATGGCGGACAACTGCCGCGACTACTGGTGGTCGACGCTACTGTACGTGCAAAACTACGTTAACCCGGGCGAACTGTGCCTCGGCCACTCCTGGTACCTGTCGGTCGATATGCAGCTCTACCTCGCCGCACCGTTTCTCGTCTATCCGCTGTGGCGCTGGGGTcgccgggtgctgctgctcctagcGGCCCTCCTGCTCACCTCGATGGTCACCGTGTTCGTGCTGTTTATTGCGTACGATCTACGGCTCTCGTTTCTGGCGGTCGATGGGGAGCGTGTCCGGCATCGCTACACCTACTACCCGACGCACACGCGCATGGGCGCCTGGTTGGTGGGGCTCGGCTACGGTTACGCACTCCAGCGCACCCGGAAGTACCGTGTGCGGCTTGCGGCGTGGCTCGTCGGTGCCGGTTGGTtcgcggccgccaccaccatgcttGTCATTCTGCTGTCCGCCTATCCGCTGCACCAGCCCGGCTACGAGCAgctaccggtggtggcggacgCGACGTACGAGGCACTGAATCGCGTCGCCtgggccaccgccatcggttGGATCATCTTCGCCTGTGTCAACGGGTACGgcggtgcgatcgatcggtttctcgGCGCACCGCTCTGGCAACCGCTCGGCCGTCTCTCGTACGCGATCTATCTGCTGCATCTGCCGGTccagctgatgatggccggcAGTATTCGGCAACCGTACTACTTTACCGATCTGCTCGCTACCTACCAGTTCTGGGGTGACCTCGGATTCACCTGCACGCTCGCCCTCCTTTGGGTGCTCCTGTTCGAGTCGCCCATCATCGGGCTCGAGCGGATACTGTTCCGATCGCGTGCCGGCCGCGACGGTAACGATGATCGTG CTGACCATAGTCGGAGTGTCGCCGACGTCACCGCCGTACCGGCCGGCAAGGAACAGCTAGCTAACATCAAGCTGCACCGCTCCCTGACGCTACAAACTGCGCGACTCTAG